Within Plasmodium vinckei vinckei genome assembly, chromosome: PVVCY_12, the genomic segment atcattttttagaCTTGATAATAATTCGTTAGACCGAATAGAATTACTTAGGgagtataaaaataattgtgaAATTCTTAGAAGATCTTTATTACATATACctatgataaatataaagaaaacaaTTAAAGATATGATactaattattaaaaaacatgTAAACAACGATAAAACAAAGAAAAagtttacaatttttaattcatacttggatttttttaaaaataattttattccaatttttttaaagaatgaaaatattattcaaaaatctattgattatataaaacaaaattataaagatatggaaaaatatatagtagATGCtgattatattaaaaatttaaattttaatttatttgatgtaaataattttataaatattttgtctGATACTAGTGCCCCCCCACAACTAACACATGAAAAAGAAGACATAAATGCTTACATTAAAATTATGCATTATTTAAGAACATATGAATATGAagatattaatttatttaaaattattacattatTAGGATGGACatacaaaaatgaaattcaaaataattcgaaggaacaaattatttcatGTAAATATTGTTATAGGGAGGTAAATATATCTGACTACTCATATTTTTCaccaaatgaaaaaaaatacaatttattaatagaaGTTAATTCGAATGATAtggattattttttatctggGTCATCGAATCAAGAgaaagatgaaaaaatggTGGCCCCAATTTTAGATCAAATACTGACTCTAGTCAATGCCCATTTTGATGAGACAGgagaaataatatacaaagaAATAGAAGACCATCTAAGTAAAAATCGGAATAAAAAAGAGGAAGACAAATCAATGGATGACAATCAAAATGAGAATAAAACTGTAGAAGATACAGAACAAATAGAAGCCAATaatgaaaaggaaaatatcagtgaagaaaaagaaaaaagtaatGAGAGCACAACCAAACAAAGAGAATCATTTTCCTTTAAATCGACATTAAAAGGAATATTTctttcaaaaaaatcaagTGATAATTTAAAGGAGAATGAAACTGATGATAGTAAATCAGAAAGTGAGaaagaaacaaataaagatgacgaaaaaaatgataatacaaTTAAACAAGCAAGTTCCTTAAATGAAGCGATGTTGGAACTATGCAAATATACAGATgatgataaatattttttaaagggaaaatcaaattattatatattaaaagaatCCATTcaagaaaatttaaataaaaaaatgacaaataaaatatatgctatacgattatttaatttgatAGAAAATCATAGAGTATATTGTCCATATATTATGGAAGATTTATATggtttttcaaaaattacaaaacttttttttgaattactTATGTCTGAGTTTCAAAGAATGTACATGTTTAAATAAGACACCAACCATATGCACCTCATTTTAATTGAGGTaccataataataaattccCACTAATTAATAATCTGCATATATGTAGAATAATTGgataaagaagaaaatgcTAAAAATAGAGGGTCTTAAAAATGGGATGGTGATCTCTTCCTTTTGATACTCAACCTGTAGCTTCATTTAGCTTGCTACTTATATACCCgttaatattatgtatatatatattttttgtttagtatatttttcacattttttatacaaaataatgtattattcacattattttattgtcaaaacatatgtatattgaTATACATCGAatacataatttaaaaaagcataatttacttttttaagACATTTAAAAGTGTGtcgattttatttatatttgtatgtCATTATGACATTATATAacttatattaaaaatataaatataaaattttttataatcaaTACTGTACATAGGGAATATCACCCATACAGGTACTAAACTtgtttgatatatttaattaaaaagcacagaacaattatattaagggcatattattatgtgtatattttatgggcttgcatttataatatatattttaaattaatatgctTTTTCAAGTAAATATGGgactttaaaaaatgtaaaaaaatcaattaaaattggaaataataaaagagaGAAAATGTTAgtgtcattttttatattttactatattgtatttttttttttttttttttgtaatgaTATGGTCATGCCCTCTTTAAATTATACGtgcatattattacaaaaattttaagCCAACAAAAAAGGGCAtccattatataattaatataatatacataactTGGGCattacatattataaataattataatatatttattatgttatatatatataaatataattatatatatatatatatgcatattttattgcgtaaatattatgcaagcaaaattttaatttttatttcttagCGTAATGTGGCAAATAagtacatttttttttaacaaaaataaaagcaaatgatttaaaaatatttttttttactcttataatttattttattgtattatttgtattttatttatatttttttaaataagtataatactatttttatacaaataatttatatatataactatttaAGTAcaaacattatatatattatacaattatatataatagctttgatatttaattatatatttgcttatttatgataatgaaaaataagttTATAATTGTTGCTTCGAAATATAAActgttttaaatatatttattttattatatgaatgaAGTTTAATGTTTtgttatgttttatttgaatataaatatttacaaatatattcttaACATATAAAGCCTTTTGTACATACTTAAGCGCGAATAAGCCATACTTTGAGTATTGATTATGCGGAGTATGCATACTACTGATATATTTAGCATATCattaaaaacaaacaaaattatatatatacataaataaaagtatatatcCATCCGAGTCAAGGGCATTCAcagaatatataaaaacattatttttttttatccctACAAACCggacaattttatttagtttgatttaatcatatataatacataatcAGCAAAAATGGCAAAGatcaataaaaaagataaactTGGAAGAAAAAAGGACGGAATATCAAAATCTCGCAAATCAggatttacaaaattttctTATCAATCAGCTCGAGGtgtgtgaaaaaaaaaaaaaaataaaaaataacatttaaatatcatgttaatattatatgtatg encodes:
- a CDS encoding zinc finger protein, putative, which encodes MSSSDDQSENAGEKIKLIKEENEELISVENRFLNDEKDGNIKDAKEYINNEKLYINRLSTYNKWINKPVHLCSLILARNGFVCKNESTIECEMCQCKYIYEKGAYSMYTRINDLCLLHTNSCPWKNKLIDLSFFRLDNNSLDRIELLREYKNNCEILRRSLLHIPMINIKKTIKDMILIIKKHVNNDKTKKKFTIFNSYLDFFKNNFIPIFLKNENIIQKSIDYIKQNYKDMEKYIVDADYIKNLNFNLFDVNNFINILSDTSAPPQLTHEKEDINAYIKIMHYLRTYEYEDINLFKIITLLGWTYKNEIQNNSKEQIISCKYCYREVNISDYSYFSPNEKKYNLLIEVNSNDMDYFLSGSSNQEKDEKMVAPILDQILTLVNAHFDETGEIIYKEIEDHLSKNRNKKEEDKSMDDNQNENKTVEDTEQIEANNEKENISEEKEKSNESTTKQRESFSFKSTLKGIFLSKKSSDNLKENETDDSKSESEKETNKDDEKNDNTIKQASSLNEAMLELCKYTDDDKYFLKGKSNYYILKESIQENLNKKMTNKIYAIRLFNLIENHRVYCPYIMEDLYGFSKITKLFFELLMSEFQRMYMFK